A DNA window from Oryctolagus cuniculus chromosome 21, mOryCun1.1, whole genome shotgun sequence contains the following coding sequences:
- the PXN gene encoding paxillin isoform X1 encodes MDDLDALLADLESTTSHISKRPVFLSEEPPYSYPTGNHTYQEIAVPPPVPPPPSSEALNGAVLDPLDQWQPSSSRFIHQQPPSPSPVYGSSAKTSGASNPQDGVGSPCSRVGEEEHVYSFPNKQKSAEPSPTVMSSSLGSNLSELDRLLLELNAVQHNPPGFPADETNSSPPLPGALSPHYGIPENNSPLGGKAGPMTKEKPKRNGSRGLEDVRPSVESLLDELESSVPSPVPAITVNQGEMSSPQRVTSSQQQTRISASSATRELDELMASLSDFKTSSSTVALSSLGPSSAPSSHHTLPPTPSPLPVPSASRSSFPGQGHTQEVLCTEQHSRGHLPPGAPSWLDLAGLGVTPDSPNSRPPSVEGSLGPFGAESQVRVRRDLLKPTHELCGALPCHTPPTTRSADSLEFGDPRGPLANPVCPEKAMDASGAWPWALEMSRPKTTCGAACSFQEVTEPAVVAMDRQAIFPDTWSLTEECGQQKQRVRTQPRGLGSSFPPPVDEEQLGGKVPKWVSLVGPSQEPETPRIPKGTTGETAEARKDQSELPHATVLGTPSATERISTSGQIRSVIRRSRETGHAHPMSREPSPRRRLDPATLSRTPSQERLIAELQGRLGIQPEAEEAAGAPAQDWLTEGIVITVQPRGRQAGGQLVEKVVFPPGSPIPLRRTTSVLASPPSVPLHQHHQDTSACSSSPLPSLPPPSPPGLSACTYGSPGVQSARAEPQGDVQGPSPPTPAPHSVRSVGCQTDEDPLFPPMQIQGLEQRVDGELCWAASWPLNGRQSSPEGQDEGGFMAQGKTGSSSPPGGPPKPGSQLDSMLGSLQSDLNKLGVATVAKGVCGACKKPIAGQVVTAMGKTWHPEHFVCTHCQEEIGSRNFFERDGQPYCEKDYHNLFSPRCYYCNGPILDKVVTALDRTWHPEHFFCAQCGAFFGPEGFHEKDGKAYCRKDYFDMFAPKCGGCARAILENYISALNTLWHPECFVCRECFTPFVNGSFFEHDGQPYCEVHYHERRGSLCSGCQKPITGRCITAMAKKFHPEHFVCAFCLKQLNKGTFKEQNDKPYCQNCFLKLFC; translated from the exons ACGCCCTGCTAGCAGACTTGGAGTCTACCACCTCCCACATCTCCAAACGGCCTGTGTTCCTGTCCGAGGAGCCCCCTTACTCCTACCCAACTGGAAACCATACCTACCAGGAGATTGCTGTGCCGccccctgtccccccacccccgtccagCGAGGCCCTCAATGGTGCAGTCCTTGACCCCTTAGACCAGTGGCAGCCCAGCAGCTCCCGATTCATCCACCAGCAG CCGCCATCCCCATCGCCCGTGTACGGCTCCAGTGCCAAAACTTCTGGTGCCTCCAACCCCCAGGACGGCGTTGGTTCCCCGTGTTCTCGAGTAGGTGAAGAGGAACACGTCTACAG CTTCCCCAACAAGCAGAAGTCGGCTGAGCCTTCACCCACTGTGATGAGCTCCTCCTTGGGCAGCAACCTTTCTGAACTTGACCGCTTGCTGCTGGAACTGAATGCTGTGCAGCATAACCCCCCAGGCTTTCCTGCAG aTGAGACCAACTCCAGCCCTCCATTGCCCGGGGCCCTGAGTCCCCACTATGGCATCCCGGAGAACAACAGCCCTCTGGGGGGCAAAGCCGGGCCGATGACAAAGGAAAAACCTAAACGGAATGGGAGCCGGGGCCTGGAGGATGTGAGGCCCAGCGTGGAGAGCCTCTTGGACGAACTGGAGAGCTCCGTGCCCAGCCCCGT ccctgccatcACTGTGAACCAGGGGGAGATGAGCAGCCCGCAGCGAGTCACCTCCAGCCAGCAGCAGACACGCATCTCGGCCTCCTCTgccaccagggagctggacgaGCTGATGGCCTCCTTGTCGGATTTTAAG ACCAGCTCCTCCACTGTGGCCCTGAgctccctggggcccagctcaGCTCCGTCCTCACACCACACCCTTCCCCCtactccttctcctcttcctgtgcCATCTGCCTCCAGATCCTCCTTCCCAGGccagggccacacccaggaggTCCTCTGCACTGAGCAACACAGTCGGGGCCATCTGCCTCCTGGGGCTCCCAGCTGGCTTGATTTGGCTGGCCTTGGGGTAACTCCTGATTCCCCCAACTCAAGGCCTCCCTCTGTAGAGGGATCCCTGGGGCCGTTTGGTGCCGAGAGCCAAGTTCGAGTCAGGAGGGACCTATTGAAACCCACACATGAGCTCTGTGGGGCTCTGCCCTGCCACACTCCACCCACTACTAGGAGTGCAGATTCCCTGGAGTTTGGAGACCCCCGGGGGCCACTGGCTAACCCTGTGTGTCCAGAGAAGGCCATGGATGCCAGTGGGGCGTGGCCATGGGCTTTGGAGATGTCCAGGCCCAAGACCACCTGCGGAGCTGCTTGCAGCTTCCAGGAAGTAACTgagccagctgttgtggccatggaCCGACAGGCCATCTTCCCAGACACCTGGAGTCTCACAGAGGAGTGTGGCCAACAGAAGCAGAGGGTGAGGACACAACccagggggctggggagcagctTCCCTCCCCCTGTCGACGAGGAGCAGTTGGGTGGCAAGGTGCCCAAGTGGGTAAGCCTGGTTGGACCATCCCAGGAACCTGAGACCCCAAGGATCCCAAAGGGCACCACTGGAGAGACTGCTGAGGCCAGGAAGGATCAATCGGAGCTTCCACACGCCACGGTCCTGGGCACACCCAGCGCCACGGAGAGGATTTCCACCTCTGGCCAG ATCCGTTCTGTGATCAGGAGGAGCCGGGAGACAGGCCACGCACACCCCATGTCCCGGGAGCCTTCCCCTCGCCGCCGGCTGGACCCTGCGACCCTGAGCAGGACCCCATCCCAGGAGCGTCTCATCGCAGAGCTGCAGGGTCGTCTGGGCATCCAGCcggaggcagaggaggcagcaggggcccccGCCCAGGACTGGCTGACTGAGGGCATCGTCATCACCGTGCAGCCACGCGGGAGGCAGGCTGGGGGGCAGCTTGTAGAGAAG gTTGTCTTCCCTCCTGGCTCTCCCATCCCCCTGAGAAGAACCACctctgtcctggcttctcctccttCTGTCCCTTTGCACCAGCATCACCAAGACACCTCGGCCTGCAGCTCTTctcccctgcccagcctgcctcctccttcccctccggGGCTCTCCGCCTGTACCTATGGTTCTCCTGGGGTCCAGAGTGCAAGGGCAGAGCCCCAGGGCGatgtgcagggccccagccccccCACTCCTGCACCTCACAGTGTGAGGTCCGTGGGCTGCCAGACCGATGAGGACCCGCTCTTCCCCCCGATGCAG ATCCAAGGCCTGGAACAAAGAGTGGACGGAGAGCTGTGCTGGGCGGCCAGTTGGCCTCTGAACGGCCGGCAGAGCAGTCCGGAAGGGCAAGACGAGGGAGGG TTCATGGCCCAGGGAAAGACGGGGAGCAGCTCACCCCCTGGGGGACCCCCAAAGCCCGGGAGCCAGCTGGACAGCATGCTGGGGAGCCTGCAGTCTGACTTGAACAAGCTGGGCGTTGCCACAGTTGCCAAAGGGGTCTGCGGGGCCTGCAAGAAGCCTATTGCCGGGCAG GTTGTGACCGCCATGGGGAAGACGTGGCACCCCGAGCACTTCGTCTGCACTCACTGCCAGGAGGAGATCGGATCCCGGAACTTCTTTGAGCGGGACGGACAGCCCTACTGTGAAAAGGACTATCACAACCTCTTCTCCCCACGCTGCTACTACTGCAACGGGCCCATCCTGGAT AAAGTGGTGACAGCCCTTGACCGGACGTGGCACCCTGAGCACTTCTTCTGTGCCCAGTGTGGAGCTTTCTTTGGTCCTGAAG GGTTCCACGAGAAAGACGGCAAGGCCTACTGCCGGAAGGATTACTTCGACATGTTTGCGCCCAAGTGCGGCGGCTGCGCCCGGGCCATCCTGGAGAACTACATCTCGGCCCTCAACACCCTGTGGCACCCCGAGTGCTTTGTGTGCCGG GAGTGCTTCACGCCGTTTGTCAACGGCAGCTTCTTTGAGCACGACGGGCAGCCGTACTGTGAGGTGCACTACCACGAGCGGCGCGGCTCGCTGTGCTCCGGCTGCCAGAAGCCCATCACGGGCCGCTGCATCACCGCCATGGCCAAGAAGTTCCACCCCGAGCACTTCGTCTGTGCCTTCTGCCTCAAGCAGCTCAACAAGGGCACCTTCAAGGAGCAGAACGACAAGCCCTACTGTCAGAACTGCTTCCTCAAGCTCTTCTGCTAG
- the PXN gene encoding paxillin isoform X4 has protein sequence MSSSLGSNLSELDRLLLELNAVQHNPPGFPADETNSSPPLPGALSPHYGIPENNSPLGGKAGPMTKEKPKRNGSRGLEDVRPSVESLLDELESSVPSPVPAITVNQGEMSSPQRVTSSQQQTRISASSATRELDELMASLSDFKTSSSTVALSSLGPSSAPSSHHTLPPTPSPLPVPSASRSSFPGQGHTQEVLCTEQHSRGHLPPGAPSWLDLAGLGVTPDSPNSRPPSVEGSLGPFGAESQVRVRRDLLKPTHELCGALPCHTPPTTRSADSLEFGDPRGPLANPVCPEKAMDASGAWPWALEMSRPKTTCGAACSFQEVTEPAVVAMDRQAIFPDTWSLTEECGQQKQRVRTQPRGLGSSFPPPVDEEQLGGKVPKWVSLVGPSQEPETPRIPKGTTGETAEARKDQSELPHATVLGTPSATERISTSGQIRSVIRRSRETGHAHPMSREPSPRRRLDPATLSRTPSQERLIAELQGRLGIQPEAEEAAGAPAQDWLTEGIVITVQPRGRQAGGQLVEKVVFPPGSPIPLRRTTSVLASPPSVPLHQHHQDTSACSSSPLPSLPPPSPPGLSACTYGSPGVQSARAEPQGDVQGPSPPTPAPHSVRSVGCQTDEDPLFPPMQIQGLEQRVDGELCWAASWPLNGRQSSPEGQDEGGFMAQGKTGSSSPPGGPPKPGSQLDSMLGSLQSDLNKLGVATVAKGVCGACKKPIAGQVVTAMGKTWHPEHFVCTHCQEEIGSRNFFERDGQPYCEKDYHNLFSPRCYYCNGPILDKVVTALDRTWHPEHFFCAQCGAFFGPEGFHEKDGKAYCRKDYFDMFAPKCGGCARAILENYISALNTLWHPECFVCRECFTPFVNGSFFEHDGQPYCEVHYHERRGSLCSGCQKPITGRCITAMAKKFHPEHFVCAFCLKQLNKGTFKEQNDKPYCQNCFLKLFC, from the exons ATGAGCTCCTCCTTGGGCAGCAACCTTTCTGAACTTGACCGCTTGCTGCTGGAACTGAATGCTGTGCAGCATAACCCCCCAGGCTTTCCTGCAG aTGAGACCAACTCCAGCCCTCCATTGCCCGGGGCCCTGAGTCCCCACTATGGCATCCCGGAGAACAACAGCCCTCTGGGGGGCAAAGCCGGGCCGATGACAAAGGAAAAACCTAAACGGAATGGGAGCCGGGGCCTGGAGGATGTGAGGCCCAGCGTGGAGAGCCTCTTGGACGAACTGGAGAGCTCCGTGCCCAGCCCCGT ccctgccatcACTGTGAACCAGGGGGAGATGAGCAGCCCGCAGCGAGTCACCTCCAGCCAGCAGCAGACACGCATCTCGGCCTCCTCTgccaccagggagctggacgaGCTGATGGCCTCCTTGTCGGATTTTAAG ACCAGCTCCTCCACTGTGGCCCTGAgctccctggggcccagctcaGCTCCGTCCTCACACCACACCCTTCCCCCtactccttctcctcttcctgtgcCATCTGCCTCCAGATCCTCCTTCCCAGGccagggccacacccaggaggTCCTCTGCACTGAGCAACACAGTCGGGGCCATCTGCCTCCTGGGGCTCCCAGCTGGCTTGATTTGGCTGGCCTTGGGGTAACTCCTGATTCCCCCAACTCAAGGCCTCCCTCTGTAGAGGGATCCCTGGGGCCGTTTGGTGCCGAGAGCCAAGTTCGAGTCAGGAGGGACCTATTGAAACCCACACATGAGCTCTGTGGGGCTCTGCCCTGCCACACTCCACCCACTACTAGGAGTGCAGATTCCCTGGAGTTTGGAGACCCCCGGGGGCCACTGGCTAACCCTGTGTGTCCAGAGAAGGCCATGGATGCCAGTGGGGCGTGGCCATGGGCTTTGGAGATGTCCAGGCCCAAGACCACCTGCGGAGCTGCTTGCAGCTTCCAGGAAGTAACTgagccagctgttgtggccatggaCCGACAGGCCATCTTCCCAGACACCTGGAGTCTCACAGAGGAGTGTGGCCAACAGAAGCAGAGGGTGAGGACACAACccagggggctggggagcagctTCCCTCCCCCTGTCGACGAGGAGCAGTTGGGTGGCAAGGTGCCCAAGTGGGTAAGCCTGGTTGGACCATCCCAGGAACCTGAGACCCCAAGGATCCCAAAGGGCACCACTGGAGAGACTGCTGAGGCCAGGAAGGATCAATCGGAGCTTCCACACGCCACGGTCCTGGGCACACCCAGCGCCACGGAGAGGATTTCCACCTCTGGCCAG ATCCGTTCTGTGATCAGGAGGAGCCGGGAGACAGGCCACGCACACCCCATGTCCCGGGAGCCTTCCCCTCGCCGCCGGCTGGACCCTGCGACCCTGAGCAGGACCCCATCCCAGGAGCGTCTCATCGCAGAGCTGCAGGGTCGTCTGGGCATCCAGCcggaggcagaggaggcagcaggggcccccGCCCAGGACTGGCTGACTGAGGGCATCGTCATCACCGTGCAGCCACGCGGGAGGCAGGCTGGGGGGCAGCTTGTAGAGAAG gTTGTCTTCCCTCCTGGCTCTCCCATCCCCCTGAGAAGAACCACctctgtcctggcttctcctccttCTGTCCCTTTGCACCAGCATCACCAAGACACCTCGGCCTGCAGCTCTTctcccctgcccagcctgcctcctccttcccctccggGGCTCTCCGCCTGTACCTATGGTTCTCCTGGGGTCCAGAGTGCAAGGGCAGAGCCCCAGGGCGatgtgcagggccccagccccccCACTCCTGCACCTCACAGTGTGAGGTCCGTGGGCTGCCAGACCGATGAGGACCCGCTCTTCCCCCCGATGCAG ATCCAAGGCCTGGAACAAAGAGTGGACGGAGAGCTGTGCTGGGCGGCCAGTTGGCCTCTGAACGGCCGGCAGAGCAGTCCGGAAGGGCAAGACGAGGGAGGG TTCATGGCCCAGGGAAAGACGGGGAGCAGCTCACCCCCTGGGGGACCCCCAAAGCCCGGGAGCCAGCTGGACAGCATGCTGGGGAGCCTGCAGTCTGACTTGAACAAGCTGGGCGTTGCCACAGTTGCCAAAGGGGTCTGCGGGGCCTGCAAGAAGCCTATTGCCGGGCAG GTTGTGACCGCCATGGGGAAGACGTGGCACCCCGAGCACTTCGTCTGCACTCACTGCCAGGAGGAGATCGGATCCCGGAACTTCTTTGAGCGGGACGGACAGCCCTACTGTGAAAAGGACTATCACAACCTCTTCTCCCCACGCTGCTACTACTGCAACGGGCCCATCCTGGAT AAAGTGGTGACAGCCCTTGACCGGACGTGGCACCCTGAGCACTTCTTCTGTGCCCAGTGTGGAGCTTTCTTTGGTCCTGAAG GGTTCCACGAGAAAGACGGCAAGGCCTACTGCCGGAAGGATTACTTCGACATGTTTGCGCCCAAGTGCGGCGGCTGCGCCCGGGCCATCCTGGAGAACTACATCTCGGCCCTCAACACCCTGTGGCACCCCGAGTGCTTTGTGTGCCGG GAGTGCTTCACGCCGTTTGTCAACGGCAGCTTCTTTGAGCACGACGGGCAGCCGTACTGTGAGGTGCACTACCACGAGCGGCGCGGCTCGCTGTGCTCCGGCTGCCAGAAGCCCATCACGGGCCGCTGCATCACCGCCATGGCCAAGAAGTTCCACCCCGAGCACTTCGTCTGTGCCTTCTGCCTCAAGCAGCTCAACAAGGGCACCTTCAAGGAGCAGAACGACAAGCCCTACTGTCAGAACTGCTTCCTCAAGCTCTTCTGCTAG
- the PXN gene encoding paxillin isoform X5, producing MSSSLGSNLSELDRLLLELNAVQHNPPGFPADETNSSPPLPGALSPHYGIPENNSPLGGKAGPMTKEKPKRNGSRGLEDVRPSVESLLDELESSVPSPVPAITVNQGEMSSPQRVTSSQQQTRISASSATRELDELMASLSDFKTSSSTVALSSLGPSSAPSSHHTLPPTPSPLPVPSASRSSFPGQGHTQEVLCTEQHSRGHLPPGAPSWLDLAGLGVTPDSPNSRPPSVEGSLGPFGAESQVRVRRDLLKPTHELCGALPCHTPPTTRSADSLEFGDPRGPLANPVCPEKAMDASGAWPWALEMSRPKTTCGAACSFQEVTEPAVVAMDRQAIFPDTWSLTEECGQQKQREPETPRIPKGTTGETAEARKDQSELPHATVLGTPSATERISTSGQIRSVIRRSRETGHAHPMSREPSPRRRLDPATLSRTPSQERLIAELQGRLGIQPEAEEAAGAPAQDWLTEGIVITVQPRGRQAGGQLVEKVVFPPGSPIPLRRTTSVLASPPSVPLHQHHQDTSACSSSPLPSLPPPSPPGLSACTYGSPGVQSARAEPQGDVQGPSPPTPAPHSVRSVGCQTDEDPLFPPMQIQGLEQRVDGELCWAASWPLNGRQSSPEGQDEGGFMAQGKTGSSSPPGGPPKPGSQLDSMLGSLQSDLNKLGVATVAKGVCGACKKPIAGQVVTAMGKTWHPEHFVCTHCQEEIGSRNFFERDGQPYCEKDYHNLFSPRCYYCNGPILDKVVTALDRTWHPEHFFCAQCGAFFGPEGFHEKDGKAYCRKDYFDMFAPKCGGCARAILENYISALNTLWHPECFVCRECFTPFVNGSFFEHDGQPYCEVHYHERRGSLCSGCQKPITGRCITAMAKKFHPEHFVCAFCLKQLNKGTFKEQNDKPYCQNCFLKLFC from the exons ATGAGCTCCTCCTTGGGCAGCAACCTTTCTGAACTTGACCGCTTGCTGCTGGAACTGAATGCTGTGCAGCATAACCCCCCAGGCTTTCCTGCAG aTGAGACCAACTCCAGCCCTCCATTGCCCGGGGCCCTGAGTCCCCACTATGGCATCCCGGAGAACAACAGCCCTCTGGGGGGCAAAGCCGGGCCGATGACAAAGGAAAAACCTAAACGGAATGGGAGCCGGGGCCTGGAGGATGTGAGGCCCAGCGTGGAGAGCCTCTTGGACGAACTGGAGAGCTCCGTGCCCAGCCCCGT ccctgccatcACTGTGAACCAGGGGGAGATGAGCAGCCCGCAGCGAGTCACCTCCAGCCAGCAGCAGACACGCATCTCGGCCTCCTCTgccaccagggagctggacgaGCTGATGGCCTCCTTGTCGGATTTTAAG ACCAGCTCCTCCACTGTGGCCCTGAgctccctggggcccagctcaGCTCCGTCCTCACACCACACCCTTCCCCCtactccttctcctcttcctgtgcCATCTGCCTCCAGATCCTCCTTCCCAGGccagggccacacccaggaggTCCTCTGCACTGAGCAACACAGTCGGGGCCATCTGCCTCCTGGGGCTCCCAGCTGGCTTGATTTGGCTGGCCTTGGGGTAACTCCTGATTCCCCCAACTCAAGGCCTCCCTCTGTAGAGGGATCCCTGGGGCCGTTTGGTGCCGAGAGCCAAGTTCGAGTCAGGAGGGACCTATTGAAACCCACACATGAGCTCTGTGGGGCTCTGCCCTGCCACACTCCACCCACTACTAGGAGTGCAGATTCCCTGGAGTTTGGAGACCCCCGGGGGCCACTGGCTAACCCTGTGTGTCCAGAGAAGGCCATGGATGCCAGTGGGGCGTGGCCATGGGCTTTGGAGATGTCCAGGCCCAAGACCACCTGCGGAGCTGCTTGCAGCTTCCAGGAAGTAACTgagccagctgttgtggccatggaCCGACAGGCCATCTTCCCAGACACCTGGAGTCTCACAGAGGAGTGTGGCCAACAGAAGCAGAGG GAACCTGAGACCCCAAGGATCCCAAAGGGCACCACTGGAGAGACTGCTGAGGCCAGGAAGGATCAATCGGAGCTTCCACACGCCACGGTCCTGGGCACACCCAGCGCCACGGAGAGGATTTCCACCTCTGGCCAG ATCCGTTCTGTGATCAGGAGGAGCCGGGAGACAGGCCACGCACACCCCATGTCCCGGGAGCCTTCCCCTCGCCGCCGGCTGGACCCTGCGACCCTGAGCAGGACCCCATCCCAGGAGCGTCTCATCGCAGAGCTGCAGGGTCGTCTGGGCATCCAGCcggaggcagaggaggcagcaggggcccccGCCCAGGACTGGCTGACTGAGGGCATCGTCATCACCGTGCAGCCACGCGGGAGGCAGGCTGGGGGGCAGCTTGTAGAGAAG gTTGTCTTCCCTCCTGGCTCTCCCATCCCCCTGAGAAGAACCACctctgtcctggcttctcctccttCTGTCCCTTTGCACCAGCATCACCAAGACACCTCGGCCTGCAGCTCTTctcccctgcccagcctgcctcctccttcccctccggGGCTCTCCGCCTGTACCTATGGTTCTCCTGGGGTCCAGAGTGCAAGGGCAGAGCCCCAGGGCGatgtgcagggccccagccccccCACTCCTGCACCTCACAGTGTGAGGTCCGTGGGCTGCCAGACCGATGAGGACCCGCTCTTCCCCCCGATGCAG ATCCAAGGCCTGGAACAAAGAGTGGACGGAGAGCTGTGCTGGGCGGCCAGTTGGCCTCTGAACGGCCGGCAGAGCAGTCCGGAAGGGCAAGACGAGGGAGGG TTCATGGCCCAGGGAAAGACGGGGAGCAGCTCACCCCCTGGGGGACCCCCAAAGCCCGGGAGCCAGCTGGACAGCATGCTGGGGAGCCTGCAGTCTGACTTGAACAAGCTGGGCGTTGCCACAGTTGCCAAAGGGGTCTGCGGGGCCTGCAAGAAGCCTATTGCCGGGCAG GTTGTGACCGCCATGGGGAAGACGTGGCACCCCGAGCACTTCGTCTGCACTCACTGCCAGGAGGAGATCGGATCCCGGAACTTCTTTGAGCGGGACGGACAGCCCTACTGTGAAAAGGACTATCACAACCTCTTCTCCCCACGCTGCTACTACTGCAACGGGCCCATCCTGGAT AAAGTGGTGACAGCCCTTGACCGGACGTGGCACCCTGAGCACTTCTTCTGTGCCCAGTGTGGAGCTTTCTTTGGTCCTGAAG GGTTCCACGAGAAAGACGGCAAGGCCTACTGCCGGAAGGATTACTTCGACATGTTTGCGCCCAAGTGCGGCGGCTGCGCCCGGGCCATCCTGGAGAACTACATCTCGGCCCTCAACACCCTGTGGCACCCCGAGTGCTTTGTGTGCCGG GAGTGCTTCACGCCGTTTGTCAACGGCAGCTTCTTTGAGCACGACGGGCAGCCGTACTGTGAGGTGCACTACCACGAGCGGCGCGGCTCGCTGTGCTCCGGCTGCCAGAAGCCCATCACGGGCCGCTGCATCACCGCCATGGCCAAGAAGTTCCACCCCGAGCACTTCGTCTGTGCCTTCTGCCTCAAGCAGCTCAACAAGGGCACCTTCAAGGAGCAGAACGACAAGCCCTACTGTCAGAACTGCTTCCTCAAGCTCTTCTGCTAG
- the PXN gene encoding paxillin isoform X11 encodes MSSSLGSNLSELDRLLLELNAVQHNPPGFPADETNSSPPLPGALSPHYGIPENNSPLGGKAGPMTKEKPKRNGSRGLEDVRPSVESLLDELESSVPSPVPAITVNQGEMSSPQRVTSSQQQTRISASSATRELDELMASLSDFKFMAQGKTGSSSPPGGPPKPGSQLDSMLGSLQSDLNKLGVATVAKGVCGACKKPIAGQVVTAMGKTWHPEHFVCTHCQEEIGSRNFFERDGQPYCEKDYHNLFSPRCYYCNGPILDKVVTALDRTWHPEHFFCAQCGAFFGPEGFHEKDGKAYCRKDYFDMFAPKCGGCARAILENYISALNTLWHPECFVCRECFTPFVNGSFFEHDGQPYCEVHYHERRGSLCSGCQKPITGRCITAMAKKFHPEHFVCAFCLKQLNKGTFKEQNDKPYCQNCFLKLFC; translated from the exons ATGAGCTCCTCCTTGGGCAGCAACCTTTCTGAACTTGACCGCTTGCTGCTGGAACTGAATGCTGTGCAGCATAACCCCCCAGGCTTTCCTGCAG aTGAGACCAACTCCAGCCCTCCATTGCCCGGGGCCCTGAGTCCCCACTATGGCATCCCGGAGAACAACAGCCCTCTGGGGGGCAAAGCCGGGCCGATGACAAAGGAAAAACCTAAACGGAATGGGAGCCGGGGCCTGGAGGATGTGAGGCCCAGCGTGGAGAGCCTCTTGGACGAACTGGAGAGCTCCGTGCCCAGCCCCGT ccctgccatcACTGTGAACCAGGGGGAGATGAGCAGCCCGCAGCGAGTCACCTCCAGCCAGCAGCAGACACGCATCTCGGCCTCCTCTgccaccagggagctggacgaGCTGATGGCCTCCTTGTCGGATTTTAAG TTCATGGCCCAGGGAAAGACGGGGAGCAGCTCACCCCCTGGGGGACCCCCAAAGCCCGGGAGCCAGCTGGACAGCATGCTGGGGAGCCTGCAGTCTGACTTGAACAAGCTGGGCGTTGCCACAGTTGCCAAAGGGGTCTGCGGGGCCTGCAAGAAGCCTATTGCCGGGCAG GTTGTGACCGCCATGGGGAAGACGTGGCACCCCGAGCACTTCGTCTGCACTCACTGCCAGGAGGAGATCGGATCCCGGAACTTCTTTGAGCGGGACGGACAGCCCTACTGTGAAAAGGACTATCACAACCTCTTCTCCCCACGCTGCTACTACTGCAACGGGCCCATCCTGGAT AAAGTGGTGACAGCCCTTGACCGGACGTGGCACCCTGAGCACTTCTTCTGTGCCCAGTGTGGAGCTTTCTTTGGTCCTGAAG GGTTCCACGAGAAAGACGGCAAGGCCTACTGCCGGAAGGATTACTTCGACATGTTTGCGCCCAAGTGCGGCGGCTGCGCCCGGGCCATCCTGGAGAACTACATCTCGGCCCTCAACACCCTGTGGCACCCCGAGTGCTTTGTGTGCCGG GAGTGCTTCACGCCGTTTGTCAACGGCAGCTTCTTTGAGCACGACGGGCAGCCGTACTGTGAGGTGCACTACCACGAGCGGCGCGGCTCGCTGTGCTCCGGCTGCCAGAAGCCCATCACGGGCCGCTGCATCACCGCCATGGCCAAGAAGTTCCACCCCGAGCACTTCGTCTGTGCCTTCTGCCTCAAGCAGCTCAACAAGGGCACCTTCAAGGAGCAGAACGACAAGCCCTACTGTCAGAACTGCTTCCTCAAGCTCTTCTGCTAG